The Deltaproteobacteria bacterium sequence TGAAGGGGTCGCCGGCGGCGAAGATGGCGAGCTCCTCGGGCGGTAGCGGGGTGGCGAAGTAGGGCGCGCCGAGCGTCACCAGGCGACGCACGCGACTCGGGCGTGGCATCTCGACCAGATAGCGGGCGATGAGTCCGCCCAGGCTGTGGCCGACCAGGTCGACCTCCGGCGCGCCGGTGGCGAGACAGATCGTGTCGATCAGGTCGCCCAGCCGCGGGGCAAGCCGCTGGTAGTCGAAGCGCGGCGGATAAGAGAAGGCGGCGAAGTTGCGCATACCGTGGCCCGCGAGGTAGCGGCGGAGGAGGAGGAAGTTCGTCGGGTCGCCGAACAGCCCGTGCACCAACACGACCGGCGTCGGGTACGGCGAGCCCGGATCGAAGCGATCGCGCTCGACCACGAAGCGGAGCGGTATCGACAGCGCCGCGGCTCCCAGCGCCGAAACCTCGGTCCCGACCATCCGCAAGCTGATCATCCCCCGCCTCCCCGACCGCAGTTTCACGCGGGCCCTCGAGCGTTGCCGGACGCGTCGTATGTGCCCGACGAGAGGGGCGCTTGTCAAGGAAAACGTCGACCCCGAGCGTTGTTGCAAAGGCGGGGGGTGGGCGCTAGGAACAGACGATGCCCGCGCGCGGGTGAGGAGAAGGCATGGCGTACATCATCACGCGGCTCTGCCGCGACTGCCTGGACACCGGGTGCGTCGCGGTTTGCCCCGTCGACTGCATCTACGAGTACACCGGCTCCAACCGCGAGGAGTGGCCGAACCAGCTCTACATCCACCCCGACGAGTGCATCGACTGCGGCGCGTGCGAGCCCGAGTGCCCGTGGAACGCGATCTTCGAGGAGGTGGCGGTGCCCGAGGTGTTCAAGGACGACACGCCCCTCAATTACAAGGTCATGGAGAACATGGGCGACTTCAAGGTCGCCCAGCACAACAAGATCGACCACCCGACGGCGGAGCAGGTCCAGGCCAACAAGGAGAAGTGGGGCTGGGCCGGGTGAAGCGCCGAGCCGAGCGTCGGGGAGCGCGGGCGTTGGCCT is a genomic window containing:
- a CDS encoding alpha/beta fold hydrolase, whose translation is MISLRMVGTEVSALGAAALSIPLRFVVERDRFDPGSPYPTPVVLVHGLFGDPTNFLLLRRYLAGHGMRNFAAFSYPPRFDYQRLAPRLGDLIDTICLATGAPEVDLVGHSLGGLIARYLVEMPRPSRVRRLVTLGAPYFATPLPPEELAIFAAGDPFIPPPHPIYGPHSAARQRGGRVVVVPECGHWGLLIHPTVLREAATFLAFPGSTLELAEAPLALDAAS
- a CDS encoding 4Fe-4S dicluster domain-containing protein, coding for MAYIITRLCRDCLDTGCVAVCPVDCIYEYTGSNREEWPNQLYIHPDECIDCGACEPECPWNAIFEEVAVPEVFKDDTPLNYKVMENMGDFKVAQHNKIDHPTAEQVQANKEKWGWAG